In one Rutidosis leptorrhynchoides isolate AG116_Rl617_1_P2 chromosome 8, CSIRO_AGI_Rlap_v1, whole genome shotgun sequence genomic region, the following are encoded:
- the LOC139862118 gene encoding uncharacterized protein: MSKTHDPDFISYVQNENNYTEAFMADTHNLQRTLFTEMINRIPDKISTPPEVWCPWLYYQYIPEKKEYPVLCRKLAVASANWVKHMINNATRGFVSEEILLDWNEIADEYGYVHVGTCRISPDHRFLAYTLDVTGDERFFLQVKNLGRGTIIPTLRVEDVVSLAWAQDSCTLFYTVCDQSQRPYRVQYTSLGSNPVSDVIVYTEKDSSFCVDVTSTKDGKFISVNSNSRTSSEEGTNLHHIIHI; the protein is encoded by the exons ATGTCAAAAACCCATGACCCGGATTTCATTAGTTACGTTCAAAATGAAAATAATTACACGGAAGCTTTTATGGCGGATACACACAACCTGCAACGCACTCTGTTTACTGAAATGATTAACAGAATACCTGATAAAATTTCCACCCCACCTGAAGTTTGGTGTCCCTG GTTGTATTATCAATATATACCGGAGAAGAAAGAATACCCTGTGTTATGTCGAAAGTTGGCAGTTGCAAGTGCAAATTGGGTGAAGCATATGATCAATAATGCAACAAGAGGATTTGTTAGTGAAGAAATATTGCTTGATTGGAATGAAATTGCAGACGAATATG GTTATGTTCATGTGGGTACATGTAGAATATCACCAGACCATCGCTTTCTCGCGTACACTCTCGACGTAACTGGTGACGAACGTTTTTTTCTACAAGTTAAGAATCTCGGACGTGGGACCATTATTCCAACGTTAAGAGTTGAAGATGTTGTTAGTTTGGCGTGGGCCCAAGATAGTTGTACATTATTTTATACTGTTTGTGATCAAAGCCAACGACCATATAG GGTACAATACACATCATTGGGCTCGAACCCCGTTAGTGATGTCATCGTATATACAGAAAAAGATTCTAGCTTTTGTGTCGACGTTACGAGTACAAAGGATGGGAAATTTATATCGGTGAATTCAAACTCGAGGACTTCATCTGAGGAAGGAACTAATCTACATCACATAATTCATATTTAA
- the LOC139864277 gene encoding uncharacterized protein: MDPNGSGWVPFLDICNTLLDPSLPLTVLDYEEFGNPQIKSYFDSIMKYSPYDNFSNGMCYPAMLVTSSFHDSRVGVWEAAKYVSRIRENTCLSCSRSVILKTNMSGGHFGEGGRSGQCEELAYEYAFLVKVMGQSDGK; the protein is encoded by the exons ATGGAtccaaatgggtcaggttgg GTTCCGTTTCTGGATATCTGCAATACATTATTGGATCCAAGCTTGCCGCTAACAGTATTAGACTATGAAGAATTTGGAAACCCTCAGATTAAATCATATTTCGATTCAATTATGAAATATTCTCCTTACGATAATTTTTCCAACGGAATGTGCTATCCTGCAATGCTTGTGACATCATCTTTTCATGACTCAAG AGTTGGAGTATGGGAAGCTGCCAAATATGTGTCAAGAATACGCGAAAACACATGTTTGAGTTGCTCTCGTTCAGTGATTCTAAAGACGAATATGAGTGGGGGCCACTTTGGTGAAGGCGGACGTTCTGGGCAGTGTGAAGAATTGGCTTATGAATACGCTTTCTTAGTGAAAGTTATGGGGCAATCAGATGGCAAGTAA
- the LOC139864278 gene encoding uncharacterized protein, giving the protein MLQVYVIDANNPKDGLRKIHDRVSGVQFFLEHHKGFFYILTNAPLASGKELLDGKYYLARCCIDDVQSTSWQKLIVPTEDSSIQDMDVFDEHPVLYINKKDSSIICSIKMPIQSNNEMNKDIDDLDPWYFPLPSNPCSIVPGSNHDYMNWVYRAVLSSPVMPDLIVDYDMSKRTFSIVHQEEVLRISSSKPQNNDIREWINDVSDSYLCERKEVISHDGTIIPLTILYSHGAHKTGQSPGVIHGYGSYGEVLDKSWCAERLSLLDRGWVIAFAYVRGGGGDPSWH; this is encoded by the exons ATGTTACAGGTGTATGTAATAGATGCAAATAACCCAAAAGATGGGTTGCGAAAGATTCATGATCGTGTTTCAGGTGTACAATTTTTCTTGGAACATCATAAAGGATTCTTCTATATTCTAACAAATGCACCTTTGGCTAGTGGAAAGGAGTTATTAGATGGAAAATATTACTTAGCTCGTTGTTGTATTGATGATGTACAGTCAACTAGTTGGCAG AAACTAATTGTACCAACCGAAGATAGTAGCATACAAGACATGGACGTTTTCGATGAGCATCCTGTACTTTACATCAACAAAAAGGATTCCTCTATAATTTGTTCCATCAAAATGCCGATTCAATCTAACAATGAG ATGAATAAGGATATTGATGATCTTGATCCATGGTATTTTCCTTTACCATCAAACCCATGTAGCATTGTTCCAGGTTCGAATCACGACTATATGAACTGGGTATATCGAGCCGTACTTTCATCTCCAGTG ATGCCTGATTTAATAGTTGACTATGACATGTCAAAAAGAACATTTTCTATTGTGCATCAAGAGGAGGTATTGCGCATTTCTTCTTCCAAACCTCAAAACAACGACATACGTGAATGGATAAACGACGTTTCGGATTCATATTTATGTGAAAGAAAAGAAGTAATTTCACATGATGGCACAATCATTCCTCTAACAATCTTGTATTCTCATGGAGCCCATAAAACGGGTCAATCTCCTGGGGTCATACACGGGTATGGATCGTACGGTGAAGTTTTGGACAAAAGTTGGTGCGCTGAGCGACTGAGTTTACTTGATCGAGGTTGGGTCATTGCATTTGCTTATGTTAG AGGCGGTGGTGGTGATCCATCATGGCATTAA